In Phragmites australis chromosome 18, lpPhrAust1.1, whole genome shotgun sequence, the genomic window AAGTTGACTGTGCCAGCGACAAAATGAACCAACCTGAGCTGCCTTATAAGCCACCATTGTGCTCTCTGCAGATTCCTTCCTCTCAGCACTGGTCTTAAATTCAGCAAGGTACCTGCAATGAGTTAGCAAGTTAACAAACTAGATTAGTTCTTAAAGACTGTGGATTCAACTACATAGTACACTATAGCATTGCATCGCTTCCTAACCTGTGATAATCACCCTTCATCTTGAGGTAAAACACCTTTGACTCAGCAGCAGTAGAAGAAGGCACGAGGTGTGAATCAAGCAGCTTCAGGATACCATCACAAATATTGCTCAGCTCAGCCTCAATCTTGCCACGGTATTCCTTGATCAGAGTAACATGTTCCTCATTCTTACGAGATTCCTCCTTCTGCTCAATGGAGGAGACAATACGCCATGAGGCACGGCGGGCCCCAATCACATTCTTGTAGGCAACGGACAGGAGGTTACGCTCCTCGACAGTGAGCTCTTCCGAATCTACCGTCTTAGCcaccttctccatgtactcaacCATTTCTTCATACCGTTCTGCCTGCTCAGCCAGCTTGGCCATGTAAACATTCTCCTCCCGCGACATATTGATCAAGGAACAAGCTAACTGCAACAACAAAATAACACTGATAAGCCATCACGGAAATCCAGTAGAAACTaacaaaatcatcacaaaacatTCGGAACATAAATGAGTGTCAACTGAGATCAACATTGCCATTCAGCTCATTCAAGCTTGCGCTAACAGCATTCCTGAGAAAATAGCCAGTCTTGAAAATCTGAACCAACCTGTAATTTTCTGTCCTTCCAAAAAGGGCCAACTAATCTACACTAGCACCCAAGTTGCATTGTGATTTCTCAATTTCACATGATTACATAAGACTCCAGAAAATGGACTAATATCATTTCACAATGTGTCATGATCCCGATCAGTATGAATTACGGGAATCGTCAAATATTATCATCTGATACAGAAGGGCCAACAAAAATGGCTTCATACTCGTACCATAAACATAACTTCACTATTAAGTTACTTGCTAAAAAATCATTGACACGGACCAACCAGATCTGACCATAACAACATTTTATTAATTCCACATAATATAACTTTATTTCCCACAGACGCATATCATTAGACTTTCCACCCCACAGGTGCCCAGTATCGAAATCAGCCAGCAGACGAGGGAATCCAGCACATCTAAACAATTCACTAAACGAGAAATCCCATCAATCACCGAGCGGCAACAGGACGAACTCAACTTAGATCCACTAATCACAGGGTACGCGCACATCTAGATCAGATCTCCAGCACATGCACAGCCTAATCGATCGGATGAAGGAGCATATTTCCCCTTAAAAATCCATATATGAGCTCTCTGCCACTTCAAACATTAGACAGTCgctgaacaaaaaaaaaggggtAACAAAAAATCTGGAGCTCACGCATGGTAATGCTAGCCAAATCGGGCGGATCTACGCGCCCCACACGCTGGGGATATCAGATCTCGTAGATCAAAGCCAAACGAGATCACCCAACAGTACCTTAAACGAGCAGATCTAGCCGCAGCCCGTAACAGCGcccaaaaattcagaaaaacGGGGGAAATTCGCGGCTGCTCGTGTCTTTCGAAACAAGGAGAAACAAGTGGGATCAACAGGAGGGAACgtaaaaaagaattaaaaaaatcgcTAATCCTGACCTTCTGGGGCGGTGAGGCGTGCGGCGGCGCTCGGGCGCAGCGGATGCGGCTCGTCTCGTTGCGCGTGGTTCGTGCCGGGAGAGACGGGGCGGGGGAGCTCTAGGCCGCCGTCAGCGAGCCAGACAGGTGGCGCCACGTCGGCACCCCCGCGCGCACGGCAAGGCTGGTGATGACACCCGATGACATGTGGGCGCGTCTGTTTTGCGGGACCCATGTGTCATTGGGATTTATTGGTGCATGTAGTAGGTTCTTATGACATGTGGGTACGTCcttatgacatgtgggtccggTTGTGCGTGCGGCGTTGTAGCCGGGAAGTGGCTTGATTCTTTTTCTCCAAGGAAATGATCCTGTCTGCAAGCGGAACCGCACCATAACGACAACTTTATGCTAAAAAGATACTGATGAGATGATGCATACAACAGGAAAAAAGGCTTAGGTTATACACATCTAGTATTGACCAAGGCTAGGGTTTTAAAGTTAGAGGTTCAGATCTGTGACGGTTCTACAGATATTTAGCTTAGAGAGAGCTCCTTGGATCCAAGGTTAAGCCGAGCAGTGGCATGTGCCAGTGGGACGGTTagttcatcttcaacagatacTCAAAAATTCATTccatataatactattacagcatcatttgatactattacaacatctcttattttttcatctccaacagctaccctatttcctaccttccattactctcctCATTCCTCCAAACCCACAGTCATCCACTTGACACAGTAATACAGCTCCCTCAATCGATCGGCATATTTTCCGTTCCCGGCGTTTGTCGGAGGATCAACTCCTattgcagggatcccgagagaccactttttagagattcggccggggaatgatcctgaataagttcgtcggagaaataaatgaaagtGAACGTAAATGCGACGGCCGGTGGTGGAGGGAtaatcgacctagtgcaaagagaaataaatgcaccggagtttagacaggttcgggccgcacgggggcgcaataccctactcctgtatggatgcaataactgttcTGAGGGAGGTCCCctgaggatgtatctggttacaagaatatagtgtctaactaagagcttgaggctccttgctcttcggcaggagctctgctcaggcttgcttgcagtgtcttcgtctgttggcttggttcgttgcggggttcgtcttcttcgtctgggTGTGTCTTTTGTTCCTCCGGTGTGctgactcttttatgcactcgccggccacgacatacccctaacgggaaggaaggggtacaagttccaagatgccatgactaaaaaaggcgtcatcattccctctggatgaaatgactggggcggtggaaaaatgcggcgtgcgttcggtcactcgtcactgtggacgccctggcgacgggcgccgttgagagggcccaccgggcagccacagaggcacacggcgtgcccgccctgtcttgcctctgccacggcagggcggcaggcgaaacgccttgatcctggcgatgttatcccgagacacaccggatgatacgggacgggacccgtgcaattaatggccccacgcctctctgccaaagcatggcagggactgacactgcggcgggagcagttggggatgtcaggccgcgcacacccattaaatgcggtctcggacctctgactagttgacacctcatcggcgggcccctcgggggcccttctgggtcgtcggggcaccgagtgctcgggggtactgttcacctcctcgagcaccctctcccgagaatgcctacccttgccctcggggtaccgggcgctcgggggcactgtttacctccccgagcactctctcccgagcactctcgcaagaaccttcggggaaccgagtgctcgggggctgccacgtgcaaccccgagcactctctcccgagcacttttgcactgaccctcagGGAATCGgacgctcgggggctgccgcacgcagccccccgagcactctctcccggaacttagctcttctgatcgtcgggggactagggtgctcgggggtgaccgagcacctccccgagcactttcttcccggtacttggactctgcgggtcatcggggaactggggtgctcggggaccagaggctgtggccccgagcaccttctcccggaacttagatttttctcatcccgcgggagggacctcgcgggatggtgacacgtggccgacggctggcctggcctcggacctcagggacccccggttcctgatacaccgacagtagcccctgggcccattggcaggtgatggcacggagactgcggatggacCCTTCATtgcggacgaggccgaggctggcgtggacgccacatggtaggctttcaagaggtggccctttagacccgGGTCTCTGGTACAgcccagcggggagacaagCGGACGCATGCCCACACAACTCCTgaagggcatgacaatggtacgggcggcacgcgccgCTGCCGtgtagatcgaggaaaatacgcctgacAGCCGCTGACGCTgcacgaccagcgggagattcgcctggcagttgcgtcgaccgaggaagctgtcccgccgagcgaaccgttggcaGGCGACATTTGAactctgagatataaaagggggaggggatcgatccgcccccctctttacgccttattgcgatcttgctcttgtctccttcgtgcttcggagcccttagaaacccttcaggcgatcggagcgcttctcctccttcttctccaccaccagacaacctcccctcccgtcgagatgccgagagccgggggAGGCCGCcatgacaggactccggacagcgtgctgccggagtctcgcctgaagaacaaggaggcggcggggaaaatcaggaagctgctggtccccgaagGCCAGGAGGGGGCCACGGTGGTAACGCCagcgaacttcccgccggcaACGACCATtcccgggcgcatcgtcctgttcacgtcctttgtggcggcgggactggtgccgccgttctcaatgttcttcctccaagtcctcgacacctacggcatccagttggtgcacctgaaccccaactccgtcgtagtgctggcggtgttcgcacatctgtgcgagatgttcgtgggagtggcgccttcggtgacacttcttcgacatttcttcgtcctgcggtcggccgggaagaagagggggtattccatggcggacgtcgcggggtgctgcaatttTCGACTAcgagacggcctgggggagcagtacatcccccaggtgctgcgcagtaagtgggaggagtggcagcgggactggttcttcgtcgacgtcgacccccatgatcgtcttGCCCTACCGGAactggcggcggagccccataagtcgacgtgggaggtgccgtcgccggaggacgcgaggctggagccggtgctcgagcgcatcagattcctgcgcgactccgggctgacctcggtaatggtggtggtggacttcttgcgccgccgcctggcgcccctgcgagagcgggcccggccgtgctggctctacaccgggcctgaagatatcacccggacccaaatcagtgcaagctgggacctgggcccagcggagctgaggggcatgacccgagtggtgaccggagtggaagacatgagccgggcggagctcccgtggccggaaatagcgctctgcgctaaccccgagcgcgcggcgaTCCTAGCGAAGTTgtcggagttcgacgcccaggggctcgtcgaccggccgaggagccgaagccccgaggcccccgagctccctggattggatgaggtggccagcgaggagACCGCGAGTAGCCCAGTGCGGGCcagtggcccgggcgccgcgtgcGGCGAGCCGCAAGCCGGTGGTggagccgctgcgggcagcagccgccgcaccggagaagagggcaccgccgacagcgcagcggtggcggcgctgGGAGACCGGGGGAAACGCCCCCGAATCTACATCCCCGTGCCGGATTCCCCGCCATCGccatcggcggtggcggcgttcccggccctggagccgcgccttgtgaggatggggcctgactcgGCACCTAgagaccgcgcggcggccccgtcgaGCCCTCGGCGAAAGAGGCGgtgggaggattccgggccggcacTGCCGGacccggagttcaggctccccgcggccaaatggcagtatcgggGAACTACGACTGCGTAAGTTTAATTCTTTGCtttttcttgggcgctcttcgcccgaactagacttcggttttgaccttcgcctatctcctgcaggccacccacgggcgccgtcgAGGGCGAAGGAAcgccggcgctggcgccagagccaagcccgcTGGCCGAGTcgaggcaggcggacgcagcgatggcgggggggggggggcagtggacgcggcggccaaggggaggacggtggaagcggcggccgaggtgGGGACGCAGCCGTCGCCTGAACCCttggcgccggtggaacctaccccgggcgtgcagagcccggggcggatgatggcggaagcaacggccttgccggggccggcggatgcggcggccgaggccgGAACGCGGCCATtgcccgagcgcccggcgccggtcaaacctaccccgggcgtgccgggcccggggcggatgatcgtgTGGCGACCCTCGGGAACCCCGAACCCCCCGCAGGCGGATCGCGGGGAAACCAGCGCTTCACCGGCGCCCgaccggcctgccgaccccttcctggccgcgatcgagggcgtccaggtggtggtcgagcggctgggcgcggcggtggacgcgaaggaggggcagctcgaagcGGAGCGCGCCCGGCTGGACTTGGAGAGGGTGCAGCTTGCGAACGCCcgggaagaggcccgcgcggtggctgcgcgagagcagaagcttttggaagatacccgcgcggaggtcagGCGGGAGCCagagattttgaagaccgcccgcgccgaagccgcgcgggagcgagaagatgccacgcgcctggctgaggcgtcgcggcagcaggctgccgaggcccttgccagagaggcgcaggcgcaggaacgggaggaggcggtcgccggCCGCGAGAAGGCGACGGAGGACCTCTGGGCTGAGCTAacccgtcgagagggcgaggccgatcggACGCACGCCAGCCTCCAACGTTGGAGAGACGAGCTCCAGAAAATTGGAGAAGATAtccgacggtgggaggaggacgtctccatccgggaggtcgacaacgagatcacggcggcagatctgggcgcccgggaagactcgctgacccgccgggagggggaggctgccgcggcggcgacggttGTTGCCACCAGGTAGGAGGAGAATGctaaacacgaggcggagctgaccgcccgtgagcgcgccttatCCGAACTGGAGGCGCAGACAAAGCAAGCCGCCAGCTCCGCAACCGACGGCGGCTCTTCTGGCGgggccgggggccagggactcgaggagcagctgcgggcagcgaaggagaagctcgagactgcctttgtctcgcgggtcaacctgcagcagatgttaggggacgtactccggcggatgcggcgggcggTGAaaagggccggccttgggcgactcgtcgcggacgagaagaGCGATGGCCTCGGACGACAAGTcctggggcttcaacaagtctgcgagcgccttgaggtgctgccctgggccgtccaggagcttgccgcccgggaagggcgcgggttggcccacgcggtggccgagcacatcctggcctgctaccggagcagagactcgaacttcccgctggagccagctcgggaaggagtagtcgaagccgagggagaggccgcacGGGAAgtagttcggagcaccgctgccgaggtggcggtcggcttcaggcgggaagtgccgccgccgccagcccccggggatggccaagacgactccgacACAGACTCTGCCTctgattaggcttttgtagtagtttcctcttcttttatttttgtcttgactggatgtaaatatgggagcgatcccttagaaatgcttgtattctccttgtgaatataatgaaagcttttctttgggctcgcaactccggtgctcttgagtacttagcgtttcttctgatgttttgccctgaagccccggggagtactcagtcgggccgttcccgacctttccgtccccgagaacggAGTCATCCCGATCGtctttcttggcgcgttcagcccccgagccatCGCAGGTCCGCATCGattaagtcaagagacaaagacacgaacttccttgctcgggagatggaacgaACCAGCAcagaacacgccatgaccggtgaatactttttcaccttgcgaccactcagtcagcagaccggagacacgcacgggcgggaatgcgaccaagagtccccatggttcggtggtgcctgggcttaagacggaccggaccgagcaccgacagcccgtctctgaggcctaggctccggactactcgagcggctcgagcgataggattacccagagcacccagggactcgatAGTGCTCGGAGCCCTTGAAAGCgaaccgaacaccacgaccaccatgaaagacttcgatcagacattaccgcacgcgcggcGCACCTTTCTgtggaccgttctgtcgttctagggaaaaagtagacacgcggtagggttttgtgcgcgaggaagGCCATATCACCAGGCAGATTAGAttgcgagggcccccgaggacgactcgggaacaaaatattattggaTGTAAATTcctctgaatttaaccactcaccggacagctgtcggccttccggccaaccgatccaggaggggcgtgtgcttccgagctcggggtgcccgggggcttggttccttcagccggggcgcccgagcgtcaaggggcacgtGAGGAAaacggggtcgggtgatctcgaccactcatacctaagcggtaggaccacccgaggatcCTTGGGGCTGATCAGtgacctgggcatcgaggccctcgcggtcgagctgcttttgattgtcgacctgtgacttaagagagaatagggaatttctttgcttggtgcgctctgttggtgcggtacttgttatagactgctctcgttttcgacccgagacctctcgaatacccagaccggcggaaagagcgggcagaggcataacccagaggtcctatggttcggtggcgcccgggtatgacagaccagaccgagcaccgacagcccgcccctggggcctgagctccggactacttgaGCGGCTCGGGCGATAGGATTACtcagagcacccagggactcggtagtgcccggagatcagccacgataccgaacaccacagcctaccacatcggacgtaagtcagcggcagctgcccgcgcgcataccgatcgggattcttttatcagcggggaaaatgagagagcgaacttttctcgcacaaccgagcacctcaccagacagattaaacatatggaatccggaaaaaagaaattgacatacgactgtacattaatatttacattgaactgacaaattttacaaggttgggtgacttacctacccagctagtggtagtccccggtcaacttgggccgGGGGGgggacggggggggggggggggggaagcccccggcctggttgacctgagccgcgagcataaccatctacgggtagaacctgcgcaggtgcttgatgttccatgggttgagaagcggttgcccgtcttctgccgccaacctgaaagaaccttctcgcgagaccccgatcacggtgaagggaccctcccacataggggacagcttgttctttccttcgcgcgactggatgtgtcggagaactaggttccccacctcaaaggaccgtgcccggacgtggcgctggtgatagcgccgcaagttttgctggtaccgagccgcccgaacggcggcacgccgccggcgctcttccaggtaatcgacgtcgtcgcgtctcTGCTGatcttgctcaccctcagagtatgcatgcacccgaggggagcctagagtgagctcggaggggaggaccgcctcagcgccgtatacgaggaagaatggagtctctccggtagcgcggcttggcgtggtccgattagcccatagcacggcgggcagctcgtccacccatcccttcccgtgctttgcgagcacgtcataagttcgggttttgaggccctttagtatctccgcgttggcgcgctcgacttgcccgttactccgagggtgagcgacggaggcgaagcagagcttgatgccgaggtcttcgcagtagtccccgaacagggcactcgtgaactgggtgccattgtcggtgatgatccggttcgggacgccaaagcgactggtgatgccgcggataaactggagcgccatgttcttggtcaccttgatgactgggaccgcctccgaccacttggtgaacttatcgatggcgacgtagaggtactcatagcccctgattgctcgggggaatggacccagaatgtccaacccccagaccgcaaaaggccatggcagggggatggtgtgaagagcctgagctggctggtgaatctgctttgcgtggaactggcacgccttgcagcgccgaaccagctcggaagcatcctggagagctgtaggccagtagaaaccttaccggaaggccttcccgaccagcgtgcggaacgatgaatggccaccgcactcgccctcgtggatctcatcgagaagctcgccgccttctgcccgggagatgcatttcaggaggacacctcctgcgctacgccggtagagatccccatctactatagcatagcgtttggactgccgagcaactctttcggcagacgcctcatccctggggagggacttttccttcaagtaccctcggatgtcggacatccacgaggcatcttgagaacattcagcgagtGCAGCACACTCACCGGACGgaggcaccctgacggggcttcccactgagggcaccgccggggtcccctgaattgggttcgaggtttccccttcgtcctgttcggcaggcaggacgaaaggctgtgtgagtctttcttcaaagactccggcagggacgcgcgcacaggaggaggccaggcgggagagctcgtcggccagagcgttgtcgtggcgagggatgtaccgcaactcaaggccatcgaagcacctctccagcttcctgactgctgccacgtacgctgccatttgaggatccgtgcactggtactctttggacacctggttgatcaccagctgggagtctcctttgaccaggaggcgatgaatcctgagccccaccgcagctcggaggctggcgatgaggccttcatatttcgccatgttgttggatgcgcggaactgcagctgcacaacgtaccggagttcttcacccgttggggaggtgagaaccactccgacccccgcgcctttcaacgtgagggaaccgtcgaagtgcatgacccagtatccgGGCGCGCCGTGCCCAggatacgcagaaatctcttctgggacgacctcggggacgggtgtccactctgccatgaagtcggagagcgcctggcttttgatcgcctggcgactgacaaagtgcaggtcgaactccgccagctccaccgcctacttgacaactcgcccggtgccttatcggttccggaggatgggtcccaacggatacgtggtaaccactgagaccttgtgcgcttgaaagtaatggCGCAGTTTTCgagaagcgatgagcacggcgtagagcagcttctgagcctggggataccttgttttggcctcccggaggacttcactgacgaagtacactggtcgctgtacccggcgggcccggacgacggcttcacccgaggggctgttacagcccccaggcgcggcggcgtggtcggggctggccgggtgcccgggctcgactccctggtcgggaggagcagaaTGCTCGGACTCAaccccttgctcggggggagccaagtgctcaggTGAGTGTTCGGGGGccgccgggagctgggacccagcacctggccccgcgcattcgtcgcgctccaccaccagcaccatgctcacgacctgaggggtggccgaaacgtaaagcaATAAGGGCTCGCCTCCGGCGGgagccaccagtacgggtggtgaggtgaggtatttcttcagatcgcggaaggcctgctcggcctccggcgtccagtcgaagcgaccggtcttcttcagaagcttgaagaggggtagcccccgctctccaagtttggagatgaagcgcccgagggccggcatgcagccggcgagacgctgaacctccttgagtcgagccgggggtcgcatctgctcgatggcctggatcttctctgggttggcctcgattcctcggctggaaaccaagaaaccgaggagcttgctcgtgggcaccccgaagacacacttctcggggttgagctttaggcgggtagtgcggagactgttgaaagtctcggtaaggtcgtcgagcagggtggcgcggtcccgggacttgaccacgagatcgtcgatgtaagcctcgacgttgcggctaACCTGCGAGTTAAGGGTCATGCGAATGgcacgctggaaagaagacccagcattgcgcaaaccaaaaggcattgaaacataacaataagtccccaccgaggtggtaaaggcagttttttcttcatcctctacggccatgcggatctggtgatacccagagtttgcatctaaaaagcataaaagatcgcatcctgcggttgcatctacaatttgatcaatgcggggcaagggaaaaggatctttagggcaagccttatttaggtcggtgtagtccacatatatgcggagcttgccgttggccttcgggacgataactagatttgccagccagtcagggtggaggacctctcggataaatccggcgtcaaggagcttgctaacctgctcccggatgaattcctggcgctcaggcgcctgccgcggaaccttctgcttcaccaggcgtgcgtccgggcgcacagccaagtggtgctcaatcacctccctagggatcccgggcatgtcggacggttgccatgcaaacacatcagcGTTatcccggaggaaggtgacgagcgcgctttcctatttgccgcctaGGTTGCCActgattcggacgacctgggaagcatcttcgcccaccacgacctccttcgtaggaacagaggcgtcggcggcgagttggggtttggatgaagagggtcccgggccccctgtgcagccttcgacctcggcctgcgctgaaaccaaagccatgtacgactgctcggcgcaggagacggcgccgccggagtcggcaatcacggagatggagcctgctgggcccggcatcttaaccgtgagatacgcataatgcgcggccatcatgaattttgcgagcgccggacgcccgaggatggcgttgtaggggagggggagctccgcgacgtcgaagaggatgttatccgtgcggaagttgtcccgactcccaaaggtcacgagtagctcgacctgcccg contains:
- the LOC133898953 gene encoding 14-3-3-like protein GF14-C yields the protein MSREENVYMAKLAEQAERYEEMVEYMEKVAKTVDSEELTVEERNLLSVAYKNVIGARRASWRIVSSIEQKEESRKNEEHVTLIKEYRGKIEAELSNICDGILKLLDSHLVPSSTAAESKVFYLKMKGDYHRYLAEFKTSAERKESAESTMVAYKAAQDIALVELAPTHPIRLGLALNFSVFYYEILNSPDKACNLAKQAFDEAISELDTLGEDSYKDSTLIMQLLRDNLTLWTSDLTEDGAEEGKEASKGDAGEGQ